A single region of the Streptomyces sp. NBC_01381 genome encodes:
- a CDS encoding terpene synthase family protein → MSQPFDLPRFYMVHPARLNPHVEEAKAHSKKWARDMGMLEGSGVWEESDLDAHDYPLLCSYTHPDCDGPALSLVTDWYVWVFFFDDHFLELFKRTQDREGGKAHLDRLPAFMPMDLSTPVPEPTNPVEAGLADLWARTVPHMSQGWRERFAESTKNLLNESLWELSNINEGRIANPVEYIEMRRKVGGAPWSAGLIEYATGAEVPPAVAQSRPLRVLKETFSDAVHLRNDLFSYQREIEDEGELSNGVLVLEKFLDCTTQEAAEAVNDLLTSRMQQFESTALTELAPLFASTGLPAQECADVLAYAKGLQDWQSGGHEWHMVSSRYMNEKAAAAASPLAGPSGLGTSAAGIKALLSATGAERLRGHTHIPFQRVGPSLLPDFNLPYKTTLSPHLQAARPRCVEWSSRMGMLEPQPGVPSSDIWDAHKLYGYDFPLCAAGIHPDADPAALDLSSQWLTWGTYGDDYFTVVFGRPRDLAGAKLCSDRLSLFMPLDFADMPAPTNALERGLVDLWQRTADPMDVEARRTLRTSIEVMTESWLWELDNQAMNRIPDPVDYIEMRRLTFGCPLTMSLCRLGNGPQVPQEIYRTGPMQNLENSAGDYSALMNDVFSYQKEIEYEGEMHNGVLVVQNFFDCDYPTALGIIDDLMKSRLSQFQHTVTHELPVLYDDFDLPQETRNILDGYARELENWMAGIYTWHRDCRRYREEYLSHGPLKTPTGFGMAAVRPDWLRDFGRAVDRQMEAAAEGARD, encoded by the coding sequence ATGTCGCAGCCCTTCGACCTGCCCCGCTTCTACATGGTTCATCCCGCCCGCCTCAACCCGCATGTGGAAGAGGCGAAGGCGCACTCCAAGAAGTGGGCACGCGACATGGGAATGCTGGAGGGCTCGGGTGTCTGGGAGGAGAGCGATCTGGACGCCCACGACTATCCGCTGCTGTGTTCCTACACCCACCCCGACTGCGACGGCCCCGCGCTGTCGCTGGTCACCGACTGGTACGTGTGGGTGTTCTTCTTCGACGACCACTTCCTCGAACTCTTCAAACGCACCCAGGACCGCGAGGGCGGCAAGGCCCATCTCGACCGGCTGCCGGCCTTCATGCCCATGGATCTGTCCACGCCCGTGCCGGAGCCGACCAATCCGGTCGAGGCGGGGCTCGCGGACCTGTGGGCGCGGACGGTGCCGCACATGTCGCAGGGCTGGAGGGAACGGTTCGCCGAGAGCACGAAGAACCTCCTGAACGAGTCCCTGTGGGAGCTCTCGAACATCAACGAGGGGCGGATCGCGAACCCCGTCGAGTACATCGAGATGCGCCGCAAGGTGGGCGGCGCGCCCTGGTCGGCGGGGCTCATCGAGTACGCGACGGGAGCCGAAGTGCCGCCGGCCGTCGCGCAGTCCAGGCCGCTGCGGGTCCTCAAGGAGACGTTCTCCGACGCCGTCCACCTGCGCAACGACCTGTTCTCGTACCAGCGGGAGATCGAGGACGAGGGCGAACTCTCCAATGGCGTCCTGGTGCTTGAGAAGTTCCTGGACTGCACGACGCAGGAGGCCGCGGAGGCGGTGAACGATCTCCTGACCTCGCGGATGCAGCAGTTCGAGAGCACGGCGCTCACCGAACTGGCCCCGCTGTTCGCCTCCACCGGGCTCCCCGCGCAGGAGTGCGCGGACGTCCTCGCGTACGCCAAGGGCCTGCAGGACTGGCAGTCCGGAGGGCACGAGTGGCACATGGTCTCCAGCCGCTACATGAACGAGAAGGCCGCCGCCGCGGCCTCGCCGCTCGCAGGACCCTCGGGCCTGGGCACGTCGGCCGCCGGGATCAAGGCGCTCCTGTCGGCCACGGGCGCGGAACGGCTGCGCGGCCACACGCACATCCCCTTCCAACGGGTCGGCCCTTCCCTCCTCCCCGACTTCAACCTCCCCTACAAGACAACGCTCTCGCCCCACCTCCAGGCGGCACGCCCGCGCTGCGTGGAGTGGTCGTCGCGGATGGGGATGCTGGAACCCCAGCCGGGAGTGCCGAGTTCGGACATCTGGGACGCGCACAAGCTGTATGGCTACGACTTCCCGCTCTGCGCGGCGGGCATCCACCCGGACGCGGACCCGGCAGCCCTGGATCTGAGTTCGCAGTGGCTGACCTGGGGCACGTACGGGGACGACTACTTCACGGTGGTCTTCGGCAGGCCCCGCGACCTGGCGGGCGCGAAGCTCTGCAGCGACCGCCTCTCCCTCTTCATGCCGCTGGACTTCGCGGACATGCCGGCGCCGACGAACGCGCTGGAGCGCGGCCTGGTGGACCTGTGGCAACGCACGGCCGACCCGATGGACGTGGAGGCACGCCGCACGCTCCGCACATCCATCGAGGTCATGACGGAAAGCTGGCTCTGGGAGCTGGACAACCAGGCGATGAATCGTATCCCCGACCCCGTGGACTACATCGAGATGCGCCGACTCACCTTCGGCTGCCCCCTGACGATGAGCCTGTGCCGCCTGGGCAACGGCCCGCAGGTCCCGCAGGAGATCTACCGCACCGGCCCGATGCAGAACCTGGAGAACTCGGCCGGCGACTACTCCGCCCTGATGAACGACGTCTTCTCGTACCAGAAGGAGATCGAGTACGAGGGCGAGATGCACAACGGCGTCCTCGTCGTCCAGAACTTCTTCGACTGCGACTATCCGACGGCGCTCGGCATCATCGACGACTTGATGAAGTCACGCCTGAGCCAGTTCCAGCACACGGTGACCCACGAACTCCCGGTCCTCTACGACGACTTCGACCTCCCCCAGGAAACTCGGAACATCCTGGACGGCTACGCACGTGAACTGGAGAACTGGATGGCGGGCATCTACACCTGGCACCGCGACTGCCGCCGCTACCGCGAGG
- a CDS encoding LacI family DNA-binding transcriptional regulator, with protein sequence MRRTPARRPTIKDIAVRAGVSESAVSFALNGRPGVSESTRDRVRRVAEELGWRPSAAARALSGEGSGTVGLVLARPARTLGVESFFLQLVSGIQEVLARRRLGLLFQVVEDIDAECAVYRRWWAERRVDGMLVVDPRGTDPRLPLLDELRLPAVVVGTLPEPHTDYPGISNLWADDALAMASIVDHLYLLGHRRIAHIAGLPELTHTRRRIRSLRAEADRRGLSDVHSLTTDYSDAQGAEATRRVLAGERRPTAIVYDNDVLAVAGLGVAAEHGISVPADLAIVAWDDSVLTRSTHPALTALVRDTAVYGGHAAEQLIALLDGGPAVRVQDQLPHLEARGSTAARAAP encoded by the coding sequence ATGCGTCGCACTCCGGCACGGCGCCCCACCATCAAGGACATCGCCGTGCGGGCCGGTGTCTCGGAGAGCGCCGTCTCCTTCGCGCTCAACGGGCGGCCCGGAGTCTCCGAGTCCACCCGCGACCGCGTCCGCAGGGTCGCCGAAGAGCTCGGCTGGCGGCCGAGCGCCGCCGCGCGGGCCCTCTCCGGGGAGGGCTCGGGCACGGTCGGGCTCGTCCTGGCCAGACCGGCCCGGACGCTGGGCGTCGAGTCGTTCTTCCTCCAGCTCGTCTCCGGCATCCAGGAGGTGCTCGCGCGCCGCAGGCTCGGGCTGCTCTTCCAGGTCGTCGAGGACATCGACGCGGAGTGCGCGGTCTACCGCCGCTGGTGGGCCGAGCGCCGGGTCGACGGCATGCTCGTCGTCGACCCGCGCGGCACGGACCCCCGGCTCCCGCTCCTCGACGAACTGAGGCTGCCCGCGGTCGTCGTGGGCACCCTGCCGGAGCCGCACACCGACTACCCCGGCATCTCCAACCTCTGGGCCGACGACGCCCTCGCCATGGCCTCCATCGTCGACCACCTGTACCTGCTCGGCCACCGCCGCATCGCGCACATCGCCGGGCTCCCCGAACTCACCCACACCCGGCGGCGCATCCGCTCCCTGCGGGCCGAGGCCGACCGGCGCGGCCTGAGCGACGTGCACTCGCTCACCACCGACTACTCCGACGCCCAGGGGGCCGAGGCCACCCGCCGGGTCCTCGCGGGGGAGCGGCGGCCCACCGCGATCGTGTACGACAACGACGTGCTGGCCGTCGCCGGACTCGGTGTCGCCGCCGAGCACGGCATCTCCGTACCCGCAGACCTCGCGATCGTCGCCTGGGACGACTCCGTCCTCACCCGCTCGACCCACCCCGCGCTCACCGCCCTGGTCCGCGACACCGCCGTCTACGGCGGGCACGCGGCCGAGCAGCTGATCGCCCTCCTCGACGGCGGCCCCGCCGTCCGCGTCCAGGACCAGCTCCCGCACCTGGAGGCGCGCGGCAGCACCGCAGCGCGCGCCGCCCCCTGA
- a CDS encoding ABC transporter substrate-binding protein: protein MKWTRLGVTGAAALALSVTAGCSATPTASGGRGTDSLTVNMGFSGNTIARNFSPFSVKASQGTFGFQYEPLFSFNNLQGGKFVPWLATKYAWSDGGKKITIDLDKRANWSDGTKLTAKDVIFALEYVTKQDLPVDWRFEYEKATATDDHTVVITFDTPGYARLRNIGSIRPVPAKIWKGKDGKTFTNPDPVASGPYKLKRYAAQQLTFEARDDYWKQKVPVKTLKAPVVSSSSEIGKLLSGEVEWSGGAVPDVKKSYVDKDPKNHHAWYPTYGGTYMFFNHKKAPFKNVHVRKGLSLAVDRSELADLGNPGMLKPLNLTGLDTRTQGKWIDGQYQDADQPKPELAAAQKEFAKAGYEMKDGKLVGKDGKQLGFTILEVTEFADSIQRDKVLAQQLKKAGVKVEVQPMPSAQLDTARQQAKFDVLVGGAVFYNTPYNFYRDMLHSDNVGIWTNYGHYKSAKADGILKEMERAGDDATIKKLSAKLEKLMIDEVPAAPLITNGASAQYNSKNWTGWPDEKNPYAIPAPWAGPTDMVRTILSLRPAKAG, encoded by the coding sequence ATGAAGTGGACCAGACTGGGCGTCACGGGCGCGGCCGCTCTCGCGCTCTCCGTCACCGCAGGCTGTTCGGCGACCCCCACCGCCTCCGGCGGCAGGGGCACGGACTCGCTGACCGTGAACATGGGCTTCTCCGGCAACACCATCGCCCGCAACTTCAGCCCGTTCTCGGTGAAGGCGAGCCAGGGCACCTTCGGCTTCCAGTACGAGCCGCTGTTCTCCTTCAACAACCTCCAGGGCGGCAAGTTCGTCCCCTGGCTCGCCACCAAGTACGCCTGGTCCGACGGCGGCAAGAAGATCACCATCGATCTGGACAAGCGCGCCAACTGGAGCGACGGCACCAAGCTGACCGCCAAGGACGTCATCTTCGCCTTGGAGTACGTCACCAAGCAGGACCTGCCGGTGGACTGGCGGTTCGAGTACGAGAAGGCGACCGCGACCGACGACCACACCGTGGTCATCACCTTCGACACCCCCGGCTACGCCCGCCTGCGCAACATCGGCTCCATCCGCCCCGTCCCCGCCAAGATCTGGAAGGGCAAGGACGGCAAGACCTTCACCAACCCCGACCCGGTGGCCAGCGGCCCGTACAAGCTCAAGCGGTACGCGGCCCAGCAGCTCACCTTCGAGGCCAGGGACGACTACTGGAAGCAGAAGGTGCCGGTGAAGACCCTCAAGGCGCCGGTCGTCTCCTCGTCGTCCGAGATAGGCAAGCTGCTCAGCGGCGAGGTCGAGTGGAGCGGCGGCGCCGTGCCCGACGTGAAGAAGAGCTACGTCGACAAGGACCCGAAGAACCACCACGCCTGGTATCCCACCTACGGCGGCACCTACATGTTCTTCAACCACAAGAAGGCGCCGTTCAAGAACGTCCACGTCCGCAAGGGCCTCTCCCTCGCCGTCGACCGCTCCGAGCTCGCCGACCTCGGCAACCCGGGCATGCTCAAGCCGCTCAACCTCACCGGACTCGACACCCGGACGCAGGGCAAATGGATCGACGGCCAGTATCAGGATGCCGATCAGCCCAAGCCCGAACTGGCTGCAGCACAGAAGGAGTTCGCCAAGGCCGGATACGAGATGAAGGACGGGAAGCTCGTCGGCAAGGACGGCAAGCAGCTCGGCTTCACGATCCTCGAAGTGACCGAGTTCGCCGACTCCATCCAGCGGGACAAGGTCCTCGCCCAGCAGCTGAAGAAGGCCGGCGTCAAGGTCGAGGTCCAGCCCATGCCGAGCGCCCAGCTCGACACGGCCCGTCAGCAGGCCAAGTTCGACGTCCTGGTCGGCGGCGCCGTCTTCTACAACACGCCGTACAACTTCTACCGGGACATGCTGCACAGCGACAACGTCGGCATCTGGACCAACTACGGCCACTACAAGAGCGCGAAGGCCGACGGCATCCTCAAGGAGATGGAGCGCGCGGGCGACGACGCGACCATCAAGAAGCTCTCCGCGAAGCTGGAGAAGCTGATGATCGACGAGGTGCCCGCCGCCCCGCTCATCACCAACGGAGCCTCCGCCCAGTACAACAGCAAGAACTGGACCGGCTGGCCCGACGAGAAGAACCCCTACGCCATCCCCGCGCCCTGGGCGGGCCCCACCGACATGGTGCGGACGATCCTGTCCCTCCGCCCCGCGAAGGCGGGCTAG
- a CDS encoding ABC transporter permease: protein MTAPSETVAVVAAAESPKERPARRLRLGAGRYFVQRLGFYLAAAWIAITLNFLLPRLMPGDPASALIAQMQGRSALSGEQIASIYRLFGDPGEPLWSQYLTYLGQVAHLDFGLSVAFFPTPVWDVISAGLPWTIGLVGITAVLSFVIGTAGGIMAGGRAGSRVDSVATPGAMFLNALPTFWIALLFVLVFGFQLAWLPTGGAYDGDLTPGFTAEFIGSVISHAALPALTIALGWSATWYIGMRNMMITTVSEDYVLLARAKGLGKSRVMFRYAARNAILPSVAGFAINIGNVVGGQLLVEAVFAYPGVGYLLYQSVASVDYPLMQALFLMVSLSVLAANFLADSVYGLIDPRAREGRA from the coding sequence ATGACGGCCCCCTCCGAAACGGTGGCTGTCGTCGCGGCAGCCGAAAGCCCGAAGGAACGGCCGGCGCGCCGGCTCAGGCTCGGCGCGGGCCGCTACTTCGTGCAGCGCCTCGGCTTCTATCTGGCCGCCGCGTGGATCGCCATCACGCTCAACTTCCTGCTGCCCAGGCTGATGCCGGGCGACCCGGCGTCCGCGCTCATCGCGCAGATGCAGGGCCGCTCGGCGCTCTCCGGCGAGCAGATCGCCAGCATCTACCGGCTGTTCGGCGATCCGGGCGAACCGCTGTGGAGCCAGTACCTCACCTACCTCGGGCAGGTCGCGCACCTCGACTTCGGGCTCTCGGTGGCGTTCTTCCCGACGCCGGTGTGGGACGTCATCAGCGCGGGCCTGCCGTGGACGATCGGGCTCGTCGGCATCACCGCCGTCCTGTCCTTCGTCATCGGCACGGCGGGCGGCATCATGGCGGGCGGCCGCGCGGGCTCACGCGTCGACTCGGTGGCGACGCCGGGCGCGATGTTCCTCAACGCCCTTCCCACCTTCTGGATCGCGCTGCTCTTCGTCCTCGTCTTCGGCTTCCAGCTGGCCTGGCTGCCGACGGGCGGCGCGTACGACGGTGACCTGACGCCGGGCTTCACGGCCGAGTTCATCGGCAGCGTCATCAGCCATGCCGCGCTGCCCGCGCTCACCATCGCGCTCGGCTGGTCGGCCACCTGGTACATCGGCATGCGGAACATGATGATCACGACGGTCTCCGAGGACTACGTTCTCCTCGCCCGCGCCAAGGGACTCGGCAAGAGCCGCGTGATGTTCCGGTACGCGGCCCGCAACGCGATCCTGCCGAGCGTCGCCGGGTTCGCCATCAACATCGGCAACGTGGTCGGCGGACAGCTCCTGGTGGAGGCCGTCTTCGCGTATCCCGGCGTCGGCTATCTGCTCTACCAGTCCGTCGCCAGCGTCGACTACCCGCTGATGCAGGCGCTGTTCCTGATGGTCTCGCTGTCGGTCCTCGCCGCGAACTTCCTCGCCGACTCCGTGTACGGCCTGATCGACCCCCGGGCCAGGGAGGGCCGCGCATGA
- a CDS encoding ABC transporter permease: protein MNLSLSSFKGRLPENRKVWLPENRKVRAGIAILVFFALFALAGPFLVEDVFGLSATAIHTADGMQPPSGSHLLGTTATGEDVLAQLVVGSRVSLLVGLVAAVISTTLSVLVGVAGGYLGGTADALLTAGTNIALVIPSLPLLIIVASYVKGRGGWLTVALIIGLTSWPWGARGKRAQTLSLRRRDFVTAAEMTGESRWWIITRELIPSMAPLISASFLSAVVLSMFADAGLSFIGLGNINLTSWGSMLYWAQNASALARGAWWWFIPPGACIAVIGVAAGLINFGIDEIANPRLRKPGRAVRRRAAAAALRTTEEAR, encoded by the coding sequence ATGAACCTCAGCCTCAGCAGCTTCAAGGGGCGGCTGCCGGAGAACCGCAAAGTGTGGCTTCCGGAGAACCGCAAGGTGCGGGCCGGGATCGCGATCCTCGTGTTCTTCGCGCTGTTCGCGCTGGCCGGGCCCTTCCTCGTGGAGGACGTCTTCGGGCTCTCCGCCACCGCCATCCACACGGCCGACGGCATGCAACCACCCTCCGGATCCCATCTGTTGGGGACGACGGCCACCGGCGAGGACGTCCTGGCCCAGCTCGTCGTCGGCAGCCGCGTCTCGCTCCTGGTGGGACTGGTCGCCGCCGTCATCTCGACCACCCTGTCGGTGCTGGTCGGCGTCGCGGGCGGCTATCTGGGTGGCACCGCGGACGCGCTGCTCACGGCCGGCACGAACATCGCCCTCGTCATTCCCAGCCTGCCCCTGCTGATCATCGTCGCGAGTTACGTCAAGGGGCGCGGCGGCTGGCTGACGGTGGCCCTCATCATCGGCCTGACGTCCTGGCCGTGGGGTGCCCGCGGCAAACGCGCGCAGACGCTCTCGTTGCGGCGAAGGGACTTCGTCACGGCCGCCGAGATGACCGGCGAGAGCCGCTGGTGGATCATCACCCGCGAGCTGATCCCCAGCATGGCGCCGCTGATCTCGGCGAGCTTCCTGTCCGCCGTGGTCCTCTCGATGTTCGCCGACGCCGGGCTCTCCTTCATCGGCCTCGGCAACATCAACCTCACCAGCTGGGGCTCGATGCTCTACTGGGCGCAGAATGCATCGGCCCTGGCGCGCGGCGCCTGGTGGTGGTTCATCCCGCCCGGCGCGTGCATCGCCGTCATCGGCGTCGCGGCGGGCCTCATCAACTTCGGCATCGACGAGATCGCCAACCCCCGCCTTCGCAAGCCGGGCCGGGCCGTGCGCCGCCGGGCGGCGGCCGCGGCCCTGCGCACCACCGAGGAGGCACGATGA
- a CDS encoding ABC transporter ATP-binding protein has product MSDTTEVLLRARGLRVDYFDRAEPVHAVRDVDLTLYRGETLGIVGESGCGKSTLVTALTRLERPPAVTTAGTVHLHGEGPPVDLLKLTERELRALRWERVAIVFQSAMNALNPVHRLGAQFADVLRLHRGLSRDDAWRRAGELLGMVGIPADRVRAYPHELSGGMRQRATIALALACEPDLVVMDEPTTAVDVVMQRQILRQVARLKRELGFSVIFITHDLSLLIEIADRIAVMYAGRVVETGPARQLYADPRHPYTAALRGAFPPLHGPRREITGIPGSPPGLRHPPTGCPFHPRCPKRFDPCDEQVPALLAMAGGEVACHLHAGLQEQQHESRSTNVPG; this is encoded by the coding sequence ATGAGCGATACCACCGAGGTGCTGCTGCGGGCGCGCGGGCTGCGCGTCGACTACTTCGACCGGGCCGAACCCGTCCACGCCGTACGCGACGTCGACCTCACCCTGTACCGCGGGGAGACCCTGGGGATCGTAGGAGAGAGCGGCTGCGGCAAGTCGACGCTGGTCACGGCCCTCACCCGGCTCGAGCGGCCGCCGGCCGTCACCACGGCGGGCACGGTCCACCTCCACGGCGAAGGGCCGCCGGTCGACCTGCTCAAGCTCACCGAACGTGAGCTGCGCGCCCTGCGCTGGGAGCGCGTCGCGATCGTCTTCCAGAGCGCCATGAACGCGCTCAACCCGGTGCACCGGCTCGGCGCACAGTTCGCCGACGTACTGCGGCTGCACCGCGGCCTGTCGCGGGACGACGCCTGGCGGCGTGCGGGGGAACTGCTCGGCATGGTCGGCATCCCGGCGGACCGGGTGCGCGCCTACCCCCACGAACTCTCCGGCGGCATGCGGCAGCGCGCCACCATCGCGCTCGCCCTCGCCTGCGAACCGGACCTCGTGGTGATGGACGAGCCGACGACCGCCGTGGACGTGGTCATGCAGCGCCAGATCCTGCGCCAAGTGGCGCGACTGAAGCGCGAGTTGGGGTTCTCCGTCATCTTCATCACGCATGACCTCTCGCTGCTCATCGAGATCGCCGACCGGATCGCCGTCATGTACGCGGGCCGGGTCGTCGAGACAGGACCCGCCCGACAGCTGTACGCCGACCCTCGACACCCCTACACGGCCGCACTGCGCGGCGCCTTCCCGCCGCTGCACGGACCGCGCCGCGAGATCACCGGCATCCCCGGCTCCCCGCCGGGCCTGCGGCACCCGCCGACGGGCTGCCCCTTCCATCCGCGCTGCCCGAAGCGGTTCGACCCCTGTGACGAACAAGTACCCGCGCTGCTCGCCATGGCGGGCGGCGAGGTGGCCTGCCATCTCCACGCCGGGCTTCAGGAGCAGCAGCACGAGTCGAGGAGCACCAATGTCCCTGGGTGA
- a CDS encoding ABC transporter ATP-binding protein → MSLGEPVLEAREVTKRFPLHGPGQHGKVVRAVEPTTLALHQGRITALVGESGSGKSTLARLLALGYPPTEGEIRLDGAPVAAARSAKGKRAYYRQVQMVFQDPFSSLSPVHRLRYILGRPLRLHGHVRGRAETERAVVDLLERVNLTPADQFIDKFPHELSGGQRQRVAIARALAARPKVLLGDEPVSMLDVSIRLDILNLLGKLRDDEGLAILYITHDIASARYFADEIKVLYAGQLVESGPGDALVENPRHPYTRLLLESAPDPDRGGLLDEPEVLDDEETLGEPPSLVDPPTGCRFHPRCPIAKPVCATAFPPRTHFDDGQWVHCWSYDEEKYQ, encoded by the coding sequence ATGTCCCTGGGTGAACCGGTACTTGAGGCCCGCGAGGTCACCAAGCGCTTCCCGCTGCACGGCCCCGGACAGCACGGCAAGGTCGTACGCGCCGTCGAACCCACCACCCTCGCCCTGCACCAGGGCCGCATCACCGCGCTCGTCGGCGAGAGCGGCAGCGGCAAGTCGACGCTCGCCAGGCTGCTCGCGCTCGGCTACCCGCCCACCGAGGGCGAGATCCGTCTCGACGGAGCCCCCGTCGCGGCGGCCCGCTCGGCCAAGGGCAAACGGGCGTACTACCGCCAGGTGCAGATGGTCTTCCAGGACCCCTTCTCCTCGCTGAGCCCTGTCCACCGGCTGCGCTACATCCTCGGCCGGCCGCTGCGCCTGCACGGCCACGTGCGGGGCCGGGCGGAGACGGAAAGGGCGGTCGTCGACCTCCTGGAGCGGGTCAACCTCACCCCGGCCGACCAGTTCATCGACAAGTTCCCGCACGAGCTGTCCGGCGGCCAGCGCCAGCGCGTCGCCATCGCCCGCGCGCTCGCCGCACGCCCCAAGGTGCTGCTCGGCGACGAACCGGTGTCGATGCTCGACGTCTCCATCCGCCTCGACATCCTCAACCTCCTCGGCAAGCTCCGCGACGACGAGGGCCTCGCGATCCTCTACATCACCCACGACATCGCGAGCGCCCGCTACTTCGCCGACGAGATCAAGGTCCTCTACGCGGGCCAGCTCGTCGAATCGGGGCCGGGTGACGCGCTCGTGGAGAACCCCCGACACCCCTACACACGGCTCCTGTTGGAGTCCGCGCCCGACCCCGACCGGGGCGGACTGCTCGACGAGCCGGAGGTCCTCGACGACGAGGAGACCCTCGGCGAACCGCCCAGCCTGGTCGACCCGCCCACCGGCTGCCGCTTCCACCCCCGCTGCCCGATCGCGAAGCCGGTGTGCGCCACCGCCTTCCCGCCGCGCACCCACTTCGACGACGGGCAGTGGGTGCACTGCTGGAGCTACGACGAGGAGAAGTACCAGTGA
- a CDS encoding alpha-L-fucosidase yields the protein MQPWFTDAKLGIFLHWGIYSVDGVAESWSFFHDQVPYDQYMAQLEGFTASAYDPDSWADLFVRAGARYAVLTAKHHDGVALWDTAANDLSVVKRTPAGRDLISPYVDALRARGIKVGLYYSHLDWSHPDYATVRPDGQDPAERGNRYSMPAVGEESEPRWADFLAFHRAQVRELLERFEPDLLWFDGEWERSPEQWRMAELAEEIRALSPHTVVNGRLTGHGDYATPEQGVPIEPPSQPWELCLTVNDSWGYQPQDDHHKSPRQLVRIFVEAIGGGGNLLLDVGPKEDGTLLSEQTERLEALGEWTSRHTDAVYGTVRGLPHGHFYGPSTLSADRRTLYLFLFDRPNEYVVLRGVRNVVTSARVLGKGVEARHERVGGLGDVPGWEYVHVSDDQLDPLCTVLALELDGELDLYRAHTRD from the coding sequence ATACAGCCGTGGTTCACGGACGCCAAGCTCGGCATCTTCCTCCACTGGGGCATCTACAGCGTGGACGGAGTCGCCGAGTCCTGGTCCTTCTTCCACGACCAGGTGCCCTACGACCAGTACATGGCGCAGCTCGAGGGCTTCACCGCCTCCGCGTACGACCCCGACTCCTGGGCGGACCTGTTCGTCCGCGCCGGCGCCCGATACGCCGTCCTCACCGCCAAGCACCACGACGGCGTCGCCCTCTGGGACACGGCCGCCAACGACCTCTCCGTCGTCAAACGCACCCCGGCGGGCCGCGACCTGATCTCTCCATACGTCGATGCCCTGCGCGCCCGCGGCATCAAAGTCGGCCTGTACTACTCGCACTTGGACTGGTCACACCCCGACTACGCCACCGTGCGCCCCGATGGCCAGGACCCCGCCGAGCGCGGCAACCGTTACTCGATGCCCGCCGTCGGCGAGGAGTCCGAGCCGCGGTGGGCGGACTTCCTCGCCTTCCACCGCGCACAGGTACGGGAACTGCTCGAACGGTTCGAGCCCGACCTGCTCTGGTTCGACGGGGAGTGGGAACGCAGCCCCGAACAGTGGCGGATGGCGGAACTCGCCGAGGAGATCCGCGCGCTGTCCCCGCACACGGTCGTCAACGGCCGCCTCACCGGGCACGGCGACTACGCGACGCCCGAGCAGGGCGTGCCCATCGAACCGCCGTCCCAGCCATGGGAGTTGTGCCTCACCGTCAACGACTCCTGGGGCTACCAGCCGCAGGACGACCACCACAAGTCACCCCGACAGCTGGTCCGCATCTTCGTGGAGGCCATCGGGGGCGGCGGCAACCTCCTCCTCGACGTCGGCCCGAAAGAGGACGGCACGCTCCTCTCCGAGCAGACCGAGCGCCTCGAAGCGCTGGGGGAGTGGACGTCCCGGCACACCGACGCCGTCTACGGCACGGTGCGGGGCCTTCCGCACGGCCACTTCTATGGTCCCTCGACGCTCTCGGCCGACCGCCGCACCCTGTATCTGTTCCTCTTCGACCGGCCCAACGAGTACGTGGTCCTGCGCGGCGTACGCAACGTGGTGACGTCCGCACGCGTACTGGGCAAGGGAGTCGAGGCGCGCCACGAGCGGGTCGGCGGCCTCGGCGACGTACCCGGCTGGGAGTACGTCCATGTGAGCGACGACCAGCTCGACCCCCTCTGCACCGTGCTCGCACTCGAACTCGACGGCGAACTGGACTTGTACCGAGCGCATACGCGCGACTGA